One Ostrea edulis chromosome 2, xbOstEdul1.1, whole genome shotgun sequence genomic region harbors:
- the LOC125678445 gene encoding influenza virus NS1A-binding protein homolog isoform X1, whose amino-acid sequence MIEKALVRQVIFRNLDFGIHYFVCVDSDLFTYCKVLRSVECYDPVTNRWQFVKSMTTARAGASAAELDGKIFVSGGFGNTLSGMPPILDSVEVFHSLKNRWTARGRLRFGRCHANMTCVGGTLYLSGGLAVDSNTSRVLDVEDVDIYDAQNDSWWLRTCLDRARHSAAYFVSGQKLFLIGGIALNSKGTLKNSIECLDTRSNSWLATFELPSEVQWIRSVI is encoded by the exons ATGATAGAAAAAGCTCTGGTTAGACAAGTAATTTTTAGGAATTTGGATTTTGGAATTCactattttgtgtgtgtagattcgGACTTATTCACCTATTGTAA GGTGCTCCGGTCAGTTGAGTGTTATGATCCAGTAACAAATCGGTGGCAGTTCGTAAAGTCTATGACAACAGCACGTGCTGGGGCTAGTGCCGCAGAGCTTGATGGGAAGATTTTTGTGTCAGGAGGATTTGGAAACACTTTATCTGGAATGCCTCCGATCCTTGATAGTGTCGAAGTCTTCCACTCATTAAAAAACAG ATGGACTGCAAGAGGTCGTCTACGTTTTGGTCGTTGCCATGCCAACATGACTTGTGTTGGAGGCACCCTGTACCTGAGCGGTGGTTTGGCCGTGGATTCTAACACGTCACGTGTTTTAGACGTAGAGGATGTTGATATCTATGATGCGCAGAATGACTCCTGGTGGTTGCGCACTTGTTTGGACAGAGCACGCCACAGCGCAGCTTATTTTGTTTCAG gacaaAAGCTGTTTTTAATTGGTGGAATAGCTCTCAACAGCAAAGGCACTCTGAAAAATTCTATAGAATGTTTGGACACGCGATCAAACTCATGGTTGGCCACTTTTGAACTGCCTAGTGAGGTGCAGTGGATTCGAAGTGTTATCTAA
- the LOC125678445 gene encoding alpha-scruin-like isoform X2 translates to MKTARMYHTLCVLDGCIYVIGGVGRNNRVLRSVECYDPVTNRWQFVKSMTTARAGASAAELDGKIFVSGGFGNTLSGMPPILDSVEVFHSLKNRWTARGRLRFGRCHANMTCVGGTLYLSGGLAVDSNTSRVLDVEDVDIYDAQNDSWWLRTCLDRARHSAAYFVSGQKLFLIGGIALNSKGTLKNSIECLDTRSNSWLATFELPSEVQWIRSVI, encoded by the exons ATGAAAACTGCCCGGATGTACCATACTTTGTGCGTTCTCGATGGATGTATCTATGTCATTGGTGGAGTGGGGAGAAACAACAG GGTGCTCCGGTCAGTTGAGTGTTATGATCCAGTAACAAATCGGTGGCAGTTCGTAAAGTCTATGACAACAGCACGTGCTGGGGCTAGTGCCGCAGAGCTTGATGGGAAGATTTTTGTGTCAGGAGGATTTGGAAACACTTTATCTGGAATGCCTCCGATCCTTGATAGTGTCGAAGTCTTCCACTCATTAAAAAACAG ATGGACTGCAAGAGGTCGTCTACGTTTTGGTCGTTGCCATGCCAACATGACTTGTGTTGGAGGCACCCTGTACCTGAGCGGTGGTTTGGCCGTGGATTCTAACACGTCACGTGTTTTAGACGTAGAGGATGTTGATATCTATGATGCGCAGAATGACTCCTGGTGGTTGCGCACTTGTTTGGACAGAGCACGCCACAGCGCAGCTTATTTTGTTTCAG gacaaAAGCTGTTTTTAATTGGTGGAATAGCTCTCAACAGCAAAGGCACTCTGAAAAATTCTATAGAATGTTTGGACACGCGATCAAACTCATGGTTGGCCACTTTTGAACTGCCTAGTGAGGTGCAGTGGATTCGAAGTGTTATCTAA
- the LOC125678445 gene encoding kelch-like protein 3 isoform X3, producing the protein MTTARAGASAAELDGKIFVSGGFGNTLSGMPPILDSVEVFHSLKNRWTARGRLRFGRCHANMTCVGGTLYLSGGLAVDSNTSRVLDVEDVDIYDAQNDSWWLRTCLDRARHSAAYFVSGQKLFLIGGIALNSKGTLKNSIECLDTRSNSWLATFELPSEVQWIRSVI; encoded by the exons ATGACAACAGCACGTGCTGGGGCTAGTGCCGCAGAGCTTGATGGGAAGATTTTTGTGTCAGGAGGATTTGGAAACACTTTATCTGGAATGCCTCCGATCCTTGATAGTGTCGAAGTCTTCCACTCATTAAAAAACAG ATGGACTGCAAGAGGTCGTCTACGTTTTGGTCGTTGCCATGCCAACATGACTTGTGTTGGAGGCACCCTGTACCTGAGCGGTGGTTTGGCCGTGGATTCTAACACGTCACGTGTTTTAGACGTAGAGGATGTTGATATCTATGATGCGCAGAATGACTCCTGGTGGTTGCGCACTTGTTTGGACAGAGCACGCCACAGCGCAGCTTATTTTGTTTCAG gacaaAAGCTGTTTTTAATTGGTGGAATAGCTCTCAACAGCAAAGGCACTCTGAAAAATTCTATAGAATGTTTGGACACGCGATCAAACTCATGGTTGGCCACTTTTGAACTGCCTAGTGAGGTGCAGTGGATTCGAAGTGTTATCTAA